In a single window of the Limnochorda sp. L945t genome:
- the ribH gene encoding 6,7-dimethyl-8-ribityllumazine synthase, with the protein MATFEGHLDAAGLRFGIVVARFNEFITARLLEGARDALLRHGASEDAIDVAWVPGSFEIGPAALRMAQTGRYDALVCLGAVIRGATPHFEFVAQQTSRAIGELGLRLDIPVIYGVLTADTLEQAIERAGTKAGNRGFDAAVAAIEMARLYRALQAPPGRATAQA; encoded by the coding sequence ATGGCAACCTTCGAGGGCCATCTCGACGCTGCCGGTTTGCGCTTCGGCATCGTGGTGGCCCGCTTCAACGAGTTCATCACCGCTCGCCTGCTGGAAGGCGCCCGCGACGCCCTGCTGCGCCACGGGGCGTCAGAGGATGCGATCGACGTGGCCTGGGTGCCGGGGTCGTTCGAGATCGGCCCCGCTGCGCTGCGCATGGCTCAGACGGGACGTTATGACGCCCTCGTCTGCCTCGGGGCCGTCATCCGCGGAGCAACGCCCCATTTCGAGTTCGTGGCGCAGCAAACGAGTCGCGCCATCGGCGAACTCGGCCTGCGCCTCGACATCCCCGTGATCTACGGGGTCCTCACCGCGGATACGCTGGAGCAGGCCATCGAGCGGGCCGGGACCAAGGCCGGCAACCGGGGGTTCGACGCGGCCGTCGCGGCCATCGAGATGGCTCGCCTTTACCGGGCCCTGCAGGCTCCGCCCGGCCGGGCCACCGCGCAAGCGTGA
- a CDS encoding glycoside hydrolase family 10 protein: protein MPRRDTRTGWGARGDSGGWRRGVLLVAALVSSMLGSAWAVRQEALTRGLEAVLASPEARGYRVGLWVKENTLLTPDGVEAAVAMARKVGADTLFVQVLARGAAAYRSDIWPRAASPSGPAFDPLAAVLQAAHRAPRLSVHAWVNVFTWGELGVTPEDGLHPLARHPDWVTLDASGRSLWTYRPREDERVNALFADPGLPGVRRTMLETVLEIVRRYEVDGIHLDYVRYPWAGAGYHPEALKAFWQWWSASAGGDGARQSPDAQGDPLAVRIPQSVGERGGRPRLPSTPEEQAGWNLFRARQVTALVEELSRSLAREAPGVELTAAVLPEPRRAYEEELQEWPEWLSQRLLSGIVLMSYTASDQTLSGWVQGARRFAPDIPVYAGIGAYLLSGKPEGLERQTRLALQAGASGVVYFSFEALESDPALVEAAARAARLPPARRR from the coding sequence ATGCCACGACGTGACACTCGAACGGGCTGGGGGGCCCGGGGTGACTCCGGGGGATGGCGCCGGGGCGTGCTCCTGGTTGCCGCGCTGGTGTCGTCCATGCTCGGGTCGGCTTGGGCAGTGCGCCAGGAGGCGCTCACCCGGGGGCTCGAGGCCGTGCTCGCATCTCCCGAGGCCCGTGGGTACCGGGTCGGCCTCTGGGTGAAAGAAAACACGCTGCTCACCCCGGACGGCGTCGAGGCGGCGGTCGCCATGGCCCGGAAGGTCGGGGCCGACACGCTCTTCGTGCAGGTGCTCGCGCGGGGCGCCGCCGCCTACCGGTCGGACATCTGGCCCCGGGCTGCTTCGCCGTCGGGGCCTGCCTTCGACCCCTTGGCTGCCGTGCTGCAGGCGGCACACCGGGCTCCGCGGCTGTCGGTCCACGCGTGGGTCAACGTCTTCACGTGGGGCGAGCTGGGCGTCACACCGGAGGACGGGCTGCATCCTCTGGCCCGCCATCCCGATTGGGTGACGCTGGATGCCTCGGGGCGCTCCCTGTGGACCTACCGCCCTCGGGAAGACGAGCGGGTCAACGCGCTCTTCGCAGACCCCGGCCTTCCGGGGGTGCGCCGGACCATGCTGGAGACGGTGCTGGAGATCGTCCGGCGCTATGAGGTAGACGGGATTCACCTCGACTACGTCCGCTACCCGTGGGCCGGAGCGGGCTACCATCCCGAGGCGTTGAAGGCGTTCTGGCAATGGTGGTCGGCCTCGGCCGGCGGCGATGGGGCACGGCAGTCGCCGGACGCGCAGGGAGATCCCCTCGCGGTGCGGATTCCGCAAAGCGTCGGCGAAAGGGGCGGCAGACCCCGCCTTCCGAGCACGCCCGAGGAGCAGGCCGGGTGGAACCTCTTCCGTGCCAGGCAGGTGACCGCGCTGGTGGAGGAGCTATCCCGCTCCCTGGCCCGGGAGGCCCCGGGCGTAGAGCTCACCGCGGCGGTCTTGCCCGAGCCGCGCCGGGCCTACGAGGAGGAGCTCCAGGAGTGGCCGGAGTGGCTTTCCCAGCGGCTCCTCTCGGGGATCGTGCTGATGAGCTATACGGCCTCCGACCAGACCCTCTCCGGATGGGTCCAGGGGGCCAGGAGGTTCGCGCCGGACATCCCGGTCTACGCCGGGATTGGCGCCTACCTGCTCTCCGGGAAACCCGAGGGCCTCGAGCGGCAGACCCGCCTGGCGCTTCAGGCGGGAGCCTCCGGCGTGGTCTACTTCTCCTTCGAGGCGCTCGAGTCCGACCCGGCGCTGGTGGAGGCTGCCGCCAGGGCGGCCCGCTTGCCCCCTGCCCGGCGACGGTGA
- a CDS encoding bifunctional 3,4-dihydroxy-2-butanone-4-phosphate synthase/GTP cyclohydrolase II, whose amino-acid sequence MHASAGPGDGGVPFSSIEDAIADIRAGRMVVVVDDEDRENEGDLVMAAQKATPEAINFMTQYGRGLLCVPLTGERLDQLQIPLMPGVSEQSMRTAFTVSVDVVGVHTGISAFERAATVRALADPRTTSEQFIRPGHVFPLRAKPGGVLQRAGHTEAAVDLARLAGLYPAGVVCEIMNPDGTMARLPQLQAFAAQHGLKLVTIADLIRYRLRTEKLVRRVTEAALPSRHGEFRVVGYESQIDGEAHVALIKGDVASRRGVLARVHSECLTGDVFGSVRCDCGEQLVAALDAIEQEGAGVLVYMRQEGRGIGLLNKLMAYRLQDEGKDTVEANLALGFPPDLRDYGLAAQILVDLGVTSIRLMTNNPRKVAGLEGYGIEIVERVPIVVPPRPQNLRYLWTKQQKLGHLLHLDAPPGAVVATEEQPVRPAPSRNGRRARED is encoded by the coding sequence ATGCACGCATCGGCCGGTCCCGGGGATGGAGGCGTTCCGTTCAGTTCCATCGAGGACGCTATCGCCGACATTCGCGCCGGGCGCATGGTCGTCGTGGTCGACGACGAGGATCGGGAAAACGAGGGCGACCTCGTCATGGCCGCCCAGAAGGCGACGCCCGAGGCCATCAACTTCATGACCCAGTACGGGCGAGGGCTCTTGTGCGTGCCGCTGACCGGCGAACGGCTGGACCAGCTGCAGATCCCCTTGATGCCGGGCGTATCGGAGCAGAGCATGCGCACGGCCTTCACGGTCTCGGTCGACGTCGTGGGGGTACACACGGGGATCTCGGCGTTCGAACGGGCCGCCACGGTACGGGCGCTGGCCGACCCTCGCACCACCTCCGAGCAGTTCATCCGGCCCGGCCACGTCTTTCCGCTGCGCGCCAAGCCGGGCGGAGTCCTCCAGCGGGCGGGCCATACGGAGGCGGCCGTGGACCTCGCCCGGCTCGCGGGGCTTTATCCGGCGGGCGTCGTTTGCGAGATCATGAACCCGGACGGCACCATGGCCCGGCTCCCGCAGCTGCAGGCGTTCGCGGCCCAGCACGGCTTGAAGCTCGTCACCATCGCCGACCTCATCCGCTACCGCCTGCGTACGGAGAAGCTGGTGCGGCGCGTGACGGAGGCGGCGCTGCCCAGCCGCCATGGAGAGTTCCGGGTGGTGGGCTACGAAAGCCAGATCGACGGCGAAGCGCACGTGGCGCTGATCAAGGGCGACGTGGCGAGCCGCCGCGGGGTGCTGGCCCGGGTGCACTCCGAGTGCCTGACGGGTGACGTTTTCGGTTCGGTGCGGTGCGACTGCGGCGAGCAGCTGGTGGCCGCGCTGGATGCCATCGAGCAGGAGGGGGCCGGCGTCCTGGTCTACATGCGCCAGGAAGGCCGAGGCATCGGGCTGCTCAACAAGCTCATGGCGTACCGCCTGCAGGACGAGGGCAAGGATACCGTCGAAGCCAACCTGGCGCTCGGCTTCCCGCCCGACCTGAGGGACTACGGCCTCGCCGCCCAGATCCTCGTGGACCTGGGGGTCACCAGCATCCGGCTCATGACCAACAACCCCCGTAAGGTGGCCGGGCTCGAGGGGTACGGCATCGAGATCGTCGAGCGCGTCCCCATCGTCGTGCCGCCGCGGCCCCAAAACCTCCGGTACCTGTGGACCAAGCAGCAGAAGCTGGGCCACCTCCTGCACCTGGATGCTCCGCCCGGAGCGGTCGTCGCCACGGAGGAGCAGCCCGTCCGGCCGGCCCCGTCACGCAACGGCCGGAGGGCCCGGGAAGATTGA
- the cysS gene encoding cysteine--tRNA ligase yields the protein MAIRVYNTLTRRQEEFVPREPGRVSIYVCGLTPYDHAHLGHLRPAVVWQTIRNYLEYKGFQVTLVQNFTDIDDKIIDRAHQTGMSAEQLARTFIQDYLNALDRMGLQFADRYPRVTRHISRVIAMVEELVRKGHAYVVDGNVYFDVTTFAPYGKLSGQRAEELEAGARVEVDERKRHAGDFALWKAAKPGEPSWDSPWGPGRPGWHIECSAMSLDYLGFGFDFHGGGSDLIFPHHENEIAQSEAYEGREGFVRYWLHNGLINVRAEKMSKSLGNFTTAREILSRYPGTLVKFYLLSTHYRSPLEFTPSSLDEVRPGWQRLNQAFERLSAFAPCLVGLGRQPAERWLEDALPAGWQGEDEAERRALAAVRTVRDAFEEAMDDDFNTARALGVVFELVRDVNPLLERTAPPGGCEAGAPSQLVLAAAYALMRSFAMGILGVIAAGADTAAGRQAGPAAAGREQLVDALVELILDLRKKARGERRYAEADEMRRALEQLGFVVEDTPSGVRWRLREAAGKPGA from the coding sequence GTGGCTATACGGGTCTACAATACCTTGACCCGTCGCCAGGAGGAGTTCGTGCCCAGAGAGCCCGGCCGGGTGAGCATTTACGTTTGCGGGCTCACGCCGTACGACCACGCCCACCTCGGACACCTGCGGCCCGCGGTGGTCTGGCAGACCATCCGCAACTACCTGGAATACAAGGGCTTCCAGGTCACCCTCGTCCAAAACTTCACCGACATCGACGACAAGATCATCGACCGGGCGCACCAGACGGGGATGAGCGCGGAGCAGCTGGCCCGCACGTTCATCCAGGACTACCTGAACGCGCTGGACCGGATGGGGTTGCAATTCGCCGATCGCTACCCGCGGGTCACCCGCCACATTTCCCGCGTGATCGCCATGGTCGAGGAGCTCGTCCGCAAGGGTCACGCCTACGTCGTCGACGGCAACGTGTACTTCGACGTCACGACCTTCGCTCCATACGGCAAGTTATCCGGGCAGCGGGCCGAGGAGCTGGAGGCGGGCGCCCGGGTCGAGGTCGACGAGCGCAAGCGGCATGCCGGCGACTTTGCACTCTGGAAGGCGGCCAAGCCGGGCGAGCCGTCCTGGGACAGCCCGTGGGGCCCTGGCAGGCCCGGGTGGCACATCGAATGCTCCGCCATGTCCCTCGACTACCTGGGCTTCGGTTTTGACTTCCACGGGGGTGGCAGCGACCTCATCTTCCCGCACCACGAAAACGAGATCGCGCAGTCGGAGGCGTACGAGGGCCGGGAGGGCTTCGTCCGCTACTGGCTGCACAACGGCCTCATCAACGTCCGGGCGGAGAAGATGTCGAAGTCGCTGGGCAACTTCACGACTGCCAGGGAGATCCTGAGCCGCTACCCGGGGACGCTGGTCAAGTTCTACCTCCTGTCGACGCATTACCGGTCGCCCCTCGAGTTCACTCCGTCCAGCCTCGACGAGGTGCGGCCGGGCTGGCAGCGGCTCAACCAGGCGTTCGAACGGTTGAGCGCCTTCGCGCCGTGCCTCGTCGGGCTCGGCCGCCAGCCGGCGGAGCGGTGGCTCGAAGACGCCCTGCCCGCGGGGTGGCAGGGAGAAGACGAAGCGGAGCGGCGGGCACTGGCGGCGGTTCGTACCGTGCGCGACGCCTTCGAGGAGGCCATGGACGACGACTTCAACACGGCGCGGGCGCTGGGGGTCGTCTTCGAGTTGGTGCGAGACGTCAACCCGCTCCTGGAGAGGACCGCCCCGCCGGGGGGATGCGAGGCCGGCGCTCCGTCCCAGCTCGTGCTGGCCGCAGCCTACGCCCTGATGCGCTCGTTTGCGATGGGTATCCTGGGAGTGATAGCCGCCGGCGCCGACACGGCCGCCGGCCGGCAGGCCGGCCCGGCGGCCGCAGGCCGGGAGCAGCTCGTCGACGCGCTGGTGGAGCTGATCCTGGATCTGCGGAAAAAGGCGCGGGGGGAGCGCCGGTACGCGGAGGCGGATGAGATGCGACGTGCCTTGGAGCAACTGGGGTTCGTCGTCGAGGATACGCCCTCGGGCGTCCGGTGGCGCCTGAGGGAGGCCGCCGGAAAGCCGGGCGCATGA
- a CDS encoding riboflavin synthase: MFSGIVEATGRVVALVPAAGGSRVLEVETPWAGERPAVGESVAVDGVCLTVERRRGVVLAFSLSPETLARSTLGDAAAVGRRVNLERSLALGQPLGGHLVLGHVDAVAEVAFVRPAGEGKEIGFRIPDTVAPLVALKGSVAINGVSLTVAGLFDGGFWAALVPYTLDHTNLGDLRAGARVNFEADVLARYVARQLEALAAGRALTPGAGVTLALLADHGFLQDREQGGE, translated from the coding sequence ATGTTCAGCGGCATCGTAGAGGCAACCGGCCGGGTGGTGGCCCTGGTGCCGGCAGCGGGCGGCTCCCGGGTGCTCGAGGTCGAGACCCCCTGGGCCGGAGAGCGGCCGGCCGTCGGCGAGAGCGTGGCGGTCGACGGAGTCTGCCTGACCGTGGAGCGGCGCCGGGGCGTCGTGCTGGCCTTCTCCCTGTCCCCCGAAACGCTGGCCCGCTCGACCCTGGGCGATGCGGCAGCGGTGGGCCGGCGCGTCAACCTGGAGAGGTCGCTGGCCCTGGGGCAGCCTCTCGGTGGGCACCTGGTGCTGGGCCACGTGGACGCCGTCGCCGAGGTGGCGTTCGTCCGCCCCGCCGGGGAGGGTAAAGAGATCGGATTTCGTATACCGGATACGGTCGCACCGCTGGTGGCCTTGAAGGGTTCGGTGGCGATCAACGGGGTGAGCCTCACCGTCGCGGGCCTCTTCGACGGCGGCTTCTGGGCTGCGCTGGTGCCCTACACGCTGGACCACACCAATCTGGGCGACTTGCGCGCCGGCGCTCGCGTCAACTTCGAAGCGGACGTCCTGGCACGCTATGTGGCACGCCAGCTGGAGGCGCTGGCCGCCGGGCGGGCATTGACGCCCGGGGCCGGCGTCACGCTGGCATTGTTGGCCGACCACGGTTTCCTGCAGGATCGCGAACAGGGGGGCGAGTGA
- a CDS encoding metal-sensitive transcriptional regulator, whose translation MAITRSGREVEDLVNRMKRIEGQARGVQRMLEESRDCEEIILQLAAMRAALSKVAMALMSDHFRECMAKEGPDRDEALERAARMFLRFS comes from the coding sequence GTGGCCATTACCAGGAGTGGCCGTGAAGTCGAGGATCTGGTCAACCGGATGAAGCGGATCGAGGGACAGGCTCGCGGCGTCCAGCGGATGCTGGAGGAGAGCCGCGACTGCGAAGAGATCATCTTGCAGCTGGCGGCCATGCGCGCCGCGCTCTCCAAGGTGGCGATGGCGCTCATGAGCGACCACTTCCGGGAGTGCATGGCCAAGGAAGGGCCCGACCGGGACGAGGCCCTGGAGCGGGCTGCCCGGATGTTCTTGCGCTTTTCGTGA
- a CDS encoding tetratricopeptide repeat protein — protein MRARAGSVAAQGVLLAAIIGVSMAAMAMEGLSAGLPRLRAAAASTGVAPAAEPAPWLLEMERSTPPAPQVREAIQLFRAGRPEQAAALVQPWLAPGSTAPREDRAQAALIAGAAAAARGDRDRATALLETARALHPGSAVVAVQLAAVYVAAGRPAEARSLLDGVAGKAKVDAPVLAWAGVVYLRAGDPEGAVAVLSRAARGSTDPVIWYDLGLAHQQAGDVKAAAAAYEKALALMPSHAPSHNNVGVLAHATGDLAGAERHFREACAADPDTALYRANLATTLAASGRLEEAARAWEEATSGRDVPVEWLVARAWVELHRGHPDAARDAFAGALASRPDDPDALLGLGLAQIEAGQAEEAAKALGRLAGLQPSNWRVHFVLGTAREAVGDTDGALLAYQQAVRLAPAVAEARLALGEAYLRTGRAADAQQHLQAALAMAGNDARVLYALGRAQLDQRQYEAAASSFQRAASAEGRPERRARALYGQAVAMESAGRVEEAIQLLSRATDADPSWFEAKLRLGELLLMRGEVRRALETLDAAAALRPHDPRVDRALEQAKLRAAAHGP, from the coding sequence GTGAGAGCCCGCGCCGGGTCGGTTGCTGCGCAGGGCGTGCTGCTCGCCGCCATCATCGGGGTGAGCATGGCGGCGATGGCCATGGAAGGCCTCAGTGCCGGGCTGCCTCGACTGCGGGCCGCGGCCGCCTCCACCGGTGTCGCTCCTGCGGCAGAGCCGGCCCCCTGGCTGCTCGAGATGGAGCGGAGCACGCCGCCCGCTCCCCAGGTACGAGAGGCCATCCAGCTCTTTCGCGCCGGCCGGCCGGAGCAGGCGGCGGCTCTCGTACAACCCTGGCTCGCACCGGGGAGCACGGCGCCTCGCGAGGACCGGGCGCAGGCCGCGCTCATTGCAGGGGCGGCCGCGGCGGCCCGCGGGGACAGGGACCGGGCGACGGCGCTCCTCGAGACGGCTCGGGCGCTCCACCCCGGATCAGCCGTCGTGGCCGTCCAGCTGGCGGCCGTCTACGTGGCGGCGGGCCGGCCCGCCGAGGCCCGGTCGCTGCTCGACGGGGTGGCCGGGAAGGCGAAGGTGGACGCCCCCGTCCTGGCATGGGCGGGGGTCGTGTACCTGCGCGCAGGCGACCCCGAAGGAGCCGTCGCCGTCCTGTCGAGGGCGGCTCGAGGGTCGACCGACCCGGTGATCTGGTACGACCTCGGCCTCGCCCACCAGCAGGCCGGCGACGTGAAGGCCGCCGCCGCTGCCTATGAGAAAGCCCTCGCCCTGATGCCTTCGCACGCCCCGTCCCACAACAACGTCGGGGTCCTGGCTCACGCGACGGGGGATCTCGCGGGGGCGGAGAGGCACTTCCGCGAGGCCTGCGCAGCCGATCCGGACACGGCCCTGTACCGGGCCAACCTCGCCACGACGCTTGCCGCTTCGGGACGGCTGGAGGAGGCCGCGAGAGCCTGGGAGGAAGCGACGTCGGGCCGCGACGTGCCGGTCGAGTGGCTCGTCGCCCGGGCCTGGGTGGAGCTCCATCGCGGCCATCCGGATGCCGCTCGGGACGCGTTCGCCGGAGCCCTCGCCTCTCGACCCGACGATCCTGACGCCTTGTTGGGGCTGGGGCTCGCCCAGATCGAGGCCGGGCAGGCCGAGGAGGCGGCCAAGGCCCTGGGGCGCCTGGCCGGGCTGCAACCGTCCAACTGGCGGGTTCACTTCGTGCTCGGTACGGCCCGAGAAGCGGTAGGGGACACGGACGGCGCGCTGCTCGCTTACCAGCAGGCAGTCCGCCTGGCGCCCGCAGTGGCGGAGGCCCGGCTGGCGCTGGGAGAGGCTTACCTCAGAACGGGGAGGGCAGCGGACGCCCAGCAGCATCTCCAGGCTGCGTTGGCCATGGCTGGCAACGATGCGCGGGTCTTGTATGCTCTGGGTAGGGCACAACTGGACCAGCGCCAGTACGAAGCCGCGGCCTCGAGTTTCCAGCGTGCGGCTTCGGCCGAGGGGCGCCCCGAGCGCCGGGCGCGCGCTCTGTACGGCCAGGCGGTGGCCATGGAGTCCGCGGGAAGGGTGGAGGAGGCCATCCAGCTCCTCTCCCGCGCGACCGACGCCGACCCGAGTTGGTTCGAGGCCAAGCTTCGCCTGGGCGAACTGCTGCTGATGCGAGGGGAGGTGCGGCGGGCGCTCGAGACACTCGACGCCGCAGCGGCGCTTCGCCCCCACGATCCGCGGGTCGACCGAGCGTTGGAGCAAGCGAAGCTCCGGGCAGCGGCCCACGGCCCCTGA
- the ribD gene encoding bifunctional diaminohydroxyphosphoribosylaminopyrimidine deaminase/5-amino-6-(5-phosphoribosylamino)uracil reductase RibD — translation MESLATPARLASHGREKDGPRGGPLRPLPPAIRPDGQEARWIRRALALAARGAGTTHPNPAVGAVLVRDGSVVGEGYHRKAGGPHAEIVALRQAGPMAEGATLYVTLEPCAHWGRTPPCADALIAAGVRRVVACTVDPNPKVLGRGFEKLRAAGVDVRLAGEPWGLKARKLNAAYEKYITTGLPFVTLKVAMSLDGKIATASGESRWITGERARAMGRRLRARHDAVMVGIGTVLADDPLLTVRDIRGRPAPRQPLRVVVDSAGRLPPSARLARSVSPEAPVVVAVTDRAPGERVTALRSAGLQVQAFPSDGAGRVDLRSLLQWLASAREVTGVLVEGGATLHGAFLESGLVDALEVFVAPKLLGGASAVPAIGGTGASRIGEAWQVARWRWRAIPNPSGPPDLLIEALLPEAERRLSCSAAS, via the coding sequence ATGGAGTCGTTGGCCACGCCGGCGCGGCTGGCTTCCCATGGTCGCGAGAAGGACGGCCCGAGGGGCGGGCCCCTCCGACCGCTTCCTCCGGCCATCCGCCCGGATGGCCAGGAGGCCCGGTGGATCCGGCGGGCGCTCGCCCTGGCTGCACGGGGCGCCGGCACTACCCACCCCAACCCGGCCGTCGGCGCCGTGCTGGTGCGGGATGGCTCGGTAGTCGGGGAGGGGTACCACCGGAAGGCGGGGGGGCCGCATGCGGAGATCGTGGCGCTCCGGCAGGCCGGCCCCATGGCCGAAGGAGCCACGCTGTACGTAACCCTGGAGCCTTGCGCCCACTGGGGGCGGACGCCGCCGTGCGCCGACGCGTTGATCGCGGCCGGGGTACGGCGGGTGGTCGCCTGCACCGTGGACCCCAACCCCAAAGTGCTGGGACGGGGCTTCGAGAAGCTGCGCGCCGCAGGAGTCGACGTTCGCCTGGCCGGAGAGCCCTGGGGGCTCAAGGCCCGGAAGCTCAACGCCGCCTACGAGAAGTACATCACGACGGGCCTGCCCTTCGTCACCCTCAAGGTGGCGATGAGCCTCGACGGCAAGATCGCGACCGCCTCCGGCGAGTCACGGTGGATCACCGGGGAAAGGGCCCGAGCCATGGGGCGGCGCCTGCGGGCGCGCCACGACGCGGTCATGGTCGGGATCGGCACGGTGCTCGCGGACGACCCGCTGCTCACGGTGCGCGACATCCGGGGCAGGCCGGCTCCTCGCCAGCCTCTCCGGGTGGTCGTCGATTCCGCCGGCCGGCTCCCCCCGTCCGCACGGCTCGCCCGTTCCGTGTCGCCCGAGGCCCCTGTCGTCGTAGCCGTGACCGATCGAGCTCCCGGCGAAAGGGTGACGGCGCTTCGCTCGGCGGGCTTGCAGGTGCAGGCCTTTCCGAGCGACGGGGCGGGACGGGTCGACCTGCGCAGCCTCTTGCAGTGGCTCGCCTCGGCGCGGGAAGTGACCGGGGTCCTGGTGGAGGGCGGGGCCACGCTTCACGGCGCCTTCCTGGAGAGCGGGCTGGTGGACGCGCTCGAGGTGTTCGTCGCCCCGAAGCTCCTGGGTGGGGCGAGCGCCGTGCCGGCCATCGGCGGCACGGGCGCTTCGCGCATCGGCGAGGCCTGGCAGGTCGCCCGCTGGCGCTGGCGGGCCATCCCCAATCCGTCCGGCCCGCCGGACCTCCTGATCGAGGCGCTGTTGCCGGAGGCGGAAAGGCGGCTTTCATGTTCAGCGGCATCGTAG
- a CDS encoding ribonuclease III domain-containing protein: protein MMNGSSCQGMPGRPALLAYLGDAVFELLARTMVVERMAGPGGDVGASLQEIHRTVLGMAAAQGQAALLDAIWPLLTEAEQDVARRGRNVHLRHHPRGAPYRSYRHSTALEALMGHLYLTGQTERLVELMRAGLERTRLHEGLRP, encoded by the coding sequence ATGATGAACGGCTCGAGCTGCCAGGGCATGCCCGGGCGGCCGGCCCTGCTGGCTTACCTGGGCGACGCGGTGTTCGAGCTCCTGGCCCGCACCATGGTGGTCGAACGGATGGCCGGCCCGGGCGGGGACGTGGGTGCGTCCCTGCAGGAGATCCACCGAACGGTGCTGGGAATGGCGGCCGCGCAGGGGCAGGCTGCCCTGCTCGACGCCATCTGGCCGCTCCTCACGGAGGCAGAACAGGACGTGGCCAGGAGGGGGCGCAACGTGCATCTCCGGCACCACCCCCGAGGAGCGCCGTACCGTTCCTACCGGCACAGCACCGCGCTCGAGGCTTTGATGGGTCACCTGTACCTCACGGGGCAGACGGAGCGGCTCGTCGAGCTGATGCGAGCCGGCCTGGAGAGGACCCGGCTGCATGAAGGCCTCCGGCCGTAG
- a CDS encoding MBL fold metallo-hydrolase: MRRVSLSRRLLLRAAGAAAGWSALAPALGRVRNGGRGAMAASTNEALTIRWLGHSAFLIKRGPLRLVTDPFADNMGYPPIRAEADVVTVSHEHFDHNNVQAVQGRPRVFRALKDGTWRSVDEQVGGELAIRAFPSYHDDRQGQARGKNGVFLLEWAGVRIVHLGDLGHRLGAAPGTVTAEQLKPVHLLLIPVGGYYTIDAAVAREVVSALQPSVVVPMHYRTRAIAGWPLAPVDDFIAHYPSVRRIAGERAWSAPPAGQPEVWLFAEPAT, translated from the coding sequence ATGAGGCGGGTGAGTCTGAGCAGGCGGCTCCTGCTGCGGGCTGCCGGTGCGGCGGCCGGGTGGTCCGCCCTCGCACCGGCGCTCGGACGGGTTCGCAACGGAGGGAGAGGCGCCATGGCGGCTTCTACGAACGAGGCCCTCACGATCCGGTGGTTGGGACACTCTGCTTTCCTGATCAAGCGAGGGCCGTTACGGCTGGTCACCGACCCCTTCGCGGACAACATGGGCTACCCACCCATCCGGGCGGAGGCCGACGTCGTCACCGTCTCTCACGAACACTTCGATCACAACAACGTGCAGGCGGTGCAGGGACGGCCTCGCGTCTTCCGGGCTTTGAAAGACGGCACCTGGCGTTCGGTCGACGAGCAGGTGGGCGGGGAACTCGCCATCCGCGCCTTCCCTTCGTACCACGACGACCGCCAGGGGCAGGCGCGCGGCAAGAACGGCGTCTTCTTGCTGGAATGGGCAGGCGTCCGGATCGTCCACCTGGGAGACCTGGGCCACCGGCTGGGAGCAGCGCCCGGGACGGTCACCGCAGAGCAGCTCAAACCCGTGCACCTGCTGTTGATCCCGGTCGGCGGGTATTACACCATCGACGCGGCTGTCGCCCGAGAGGTCGTGTCGGCCCTGCAGCCCTCGGTGGTGGTACCCATGCATTACCGGACCCGGGCGATCGCGGGCTGGCCGCTCGCTCCGGTGGACGACTTCATCGCCCACTACCCGTCGGTCAGGCGGATTGCCGGCGAGCGGGCGTGGAGCGCGCCGCCGGCCGGGCAGCCGGAGGTATGGCTCTTCGCCGAGCCAGCAACCTGA